Proteins encoded in a region of the Blastococcus sp. Marseille-P5729 genome:
- the deoD gene encoding purine-nucleoside phosphorylase, which translates to MSIHIGAEPGQIAPYVLMPGDPLRAKWIAENYLEDAKQYTDVRNMLGYTGIYKGMEISAQGSGMGLPSFSIYCTELFKDYDVQSVVRVGSAGAMQERVKIRDVILAQAACTDSNINRLRFEGVDFAPIADFELLQAAYAVGDERGMPMHVGNIISSDSFYNDRAELVSRTGEYGVLAVEMEAAALYTLAAKFQRKGLAIVTVSDHLLTGEETSSQERQESFGDMVEMALESIAAVHGI; encoded by the coding sequence ATGAGTATTCACATCGGGGCTGAGCCCGGTCAGATCGCGCCCTACGTCCTCATGCCCGGTGACCCACTGCGGGCGAAGTGGATCGCCGAGAACTACCTCGAAGACGCCAAGCAGTACACCGATGTGCGCAACATGCTGGGCTACACCGGGATCTACAAGGGCATGGAGATATCGGCCCAAGGCTCCGGCATGGGACTGCCGTCGTTCTCGATCTACTGCACCGAGCTGTTCAAGGACTACGACGTGCAGTCGGTCGTCCGCGTTGGGTCGGCCGGCGCGATGCAGGAGCGGGTGAAGATCCGCGACGTCATCCTGGCGCAGGCTGCCTGCACCGACTCCAACATCAACCGGCTGCGCTTCGAGGGTGTCGACTTCGCCCCGATCGCGGACTTCGAGCTGTTGCAGGCGGCCTACGCCGTCGGCGACGAGCGAGGCATGCCGATGCACGTCGGCAACATCATCTCCTCGGACTCCTTCTACAACGACCGCGCCGAGCTGGTCAGCCGCACCGGGGAGTACGGCGTCCTCGCGGTGGAGATGGAGGCGGCGGCGCTGTACACGCTTGCAGCGAAATTCCAGCGCAAGGGCCTGGCGATCGTCACCGTCTCCGATCACCTGCTGACCGGCGAGGAGACCAGCTCGCAGGAACGCCAGGAGTCCTTCGGAGACATGGTGGAGATGGCGCTAGAGTCGATTGCCGCTGTCCACGGAATCTAG
- the rpmJ gene encoding 50S ribosomal protein L36: MKVNPSVKKICDKCKVIRRHGRVMVICDNLRHKQRQG; this comes from the coding sequence GTGAAGGTCAACCCCAGCGTCAAGAAGATCTGCGACAAGTGCAAGGTCATTCGTCGCCACGGCCGCGTCATGGTGATCTGCGACAACCTGCGCCACAAGCAGCGCCAGGGCTAG
- a CDS encoding acyl-CoA dehydrogenase family protein, translating to MTTTEAVVGSQFSLIDTEDEQELASTLRGLLAKRAAWQDVLARTEAEDTTDRALWKQIAVELGLAGLAVPEDLGGAGASWREVGAVMTELGRATAPVPYLGSAVLATAALLHAGDTKLVGELAAGEKIGALVVPFAASPTVAFTPTVSVSEGRLTGTVPVVADALAADVLIVPADDGLYAVAASEATITPAVSLDMTRQLADIALDGAQGTSVGGDAAGAVRHALTVGAAMLSCEMLGVAQNALDTAVSYMKQRYQFGRLIASYQALKHRMADVYVGVSQLQAAAKYAAACAGADDPDLPVAAAVAKAHASVSAVHAAQECLQMHGGQGMTWENPSHLMLKRAKADSLALGRADAHRTWLGELIELPQ from the coding sequence ATGACCACCACCGAAGCCGTCGTCGGCAGCCAGTTCTCACTGATCGACACCGAGGACGAGCAGGAGCTCGCCAGCACCCTGCGCGGGCTGCTGGCCAAGCGCGCCGCCTGGCAGGACGTCCTGGCCCGCACCGAGGCCGAGGACACCACCGATCGCGCGCTGTGGAAGCAGATCGCCGTGGAGCTGGGCCTGGCCGGGCTCGCCGTCCCCGAGGACCTCGGGGGAGCCGGGGCCAGCTGGCGCGAGGTCGGCGCGGTGATGACCGAGCTGGGGCGCGCGACCGCGCCCGTGCCGTACCTCGGCAGCGCCGTCCTCGCCACCGCCGCGCTGCTGCACGCCGGCGACACCAAGCTGGTCGGCGAGCTCGCCGCGGGGGAGAAGATCGGTGCGCTGGTCGTGCCGTTCGCCGCCTCGCCCACTGTTGCCTTCACCCCGACGGTCTCGGTGTCGGAGGGGCGCCTGACCGGCACCGTGCCGGTCGTGGCCGACGCGCTCGCCGCCGACGTCCTGATCGTCCCGGCGGACGACGGGCTGTACGCCGTCGCGGCGTCCGAGGCCACCATCACCCCGGCGGTCTCGCTCGACATGACCCGCCAGCTCGCCGACATTGCGCTCGACGGCGCGCAGGGCACCTCGGTCGGCGGGGACGCCGCGGGCGCCGTCCGGCACGCCCTCACGGTGGGGGCGGCGATGCTCTCGTGCGAGATGCTCGGCGTCGCACAGAACGCCCTCGACACCGCCGTGTCCTACATGAAGCAGCGCTACCAGTTCGGCCGGCTGATCGCCTCCTACCAGGCGCTCAAGCACCGGATGGCCGACGTGTACGTGGGCGTGTCCCAGCTGCAGGCTGCTGCCAAGTACGCCGCGGCGTGCGCCGGCGCGGACGACCCCGACCTGCCGGTGGCGGCCGCGGTGGCCAAGGCGCACGCGTCGGTCAGCGCCGTCCACGCTGCTCAGGAGTGTCTGCAGATGCACGGCGGCCAGGGCATGACCTGGGAGAACCCCTCACACCTGATGCTCAAGCGGGCCAAGGCCGACTCGTTGGCCCTCGGCCGCGCCGACGCCCACCGCACCTGGCTCGGAGAGCTGATCGAGCTTCCGCAGTAG
- a CDS encoding DNA-directed RNA polymerase subunit alpha: MLISQRPTVTEERVDDLRSKFIIEPLEPGFGYTLGNSLRRTLLSSIPGAAITSIKIDGVLHEFQTVPGLKEDVTELILNLKELVVSSEEDEPVTIVLRKQGPGEVTAGDIAAPAGVTVHNPDLRIGTLNKKGTLEIELTVERGRGYVPAPQNKQQGQEIGRIPVDSIYSPVMKVSYNVEATRVEQRTDFDRLVVDVETKPSITPRDAIASAGRTLVELFGLFHELNVEAEGIEVGPSPSEAADLASYTMPIEDMDLTVRSFNCLKREGIHTVGELVSRSEADLLDIRNFGQKSIDEVKLKLHGMGLGLKDSSPFDPSQISGIYDDEFDTGFSDAGAGEADYAETEEL, from the coding sequence GTGCTCATCTCGCAGCGTCCTACCGTCACCGAAGAGCGCGTCGACGACCTCCGCTCGAAGTTCATCATCGAACCGCTCGAGCCCGGCTTCGGCTACACCCTCGGCAACTCCCTGCGCCGCACCCTCCTGTCCTCGATCCCCGGTGCTGCCATCACCAGCATCAAGATCGACGGCGTCCTCCACGAGTTCCAGACCGTCCCGGGCCTGAAGGAGGACGTCACCGAGCTGATCCTCAACCTCAAGGAGCTCGTCGTCTCCTCCGAGGAGGACGAGCCGGTCACCATCGTCCTGCGCAAGCAGGGCCCCGGCGAGGTTACCGCCGGCGACATCGCCGCGCCGGCGGGCGTCACCGTGCACAACCCCGACCTGCGCATCGGCACCCTCAACAAGAAGGGCACGCTCGAGATCGAGCTGACCGTCGAGCGTGGCCGCGGCTACGTGCCGGCCCCGCAGAACAAGCAGCAGGGCCAGGAGATCGGCCGCATCCCGGTCGACTCGATCTACTCCCCGGTCATGAAGGTCAGCTACAACGTCGAGGCCACCCGCGTCGAGCAGCGCACCGACTTCGATCGTCTCGTGGTGGACGTCGAGACCAAGCCGTCGATCACCCCGCGTGATGCGATCGCCTCGGCCGGGCGCACCCTTGTCGAGCTGTTCGGTCTGTTCCATGAGCTCAACGTCGAGGCCGAGGGCATCGAGGTCGGACCGTCGCCGTCCGAGGCCGCCGACCTCGCCTCGTACACGATGCCGATCGAGGACATGGACCTCACCGTGCGCTCGTTCAACTGCCTCAAGCGCGAGGGCATCCACACCGTCGGCGAGCTGGTCTCGCGGAGCGAGGCCGACCTGCTCGACATCCGCAACTTCGGCCAGAAGTCGATCGACGAGGTCAAGCTCAAGCTGCACGGCATGGGGCTGGGCCTGAAGGACTCCTCGCCGTTCGATCCCTCGCAGATCAGCGGGATCTACGACGACGAGTTCGACACCGGCTTCTCCGACGCCGGCGCCGGCGAGGCTGACTACGCCGAGACCGAAGAGCTCTAG
- a CDS encoding acyl-CoA dehydrogenase family protein, translating to MAVDTRADRQTQAAQLAEEVREFLAAHDPASTDPVEFHRARYDAGLAWVHFPEGLGGKGLDRSLQADVNDAFAAAGAPDNKSAINVIGLGMAAPTILAYADRETQERLLRPLYTGEEVWCQMFSEPGAGSDLAGLATSAVKQENGDWVVNGQKVWTSLAHHADYAILVTRSDPNAVKHRGMTYFYVKMDTPGIDVRPLRQITGKAEFNEIFLDDVVIPDSQRLGEVGQGWSVAQTTLMNERVAIGGRVAHRGTGAIGEAVHTWEGASEHDPALRDELLASWVEAEALRLAQIRLGQQLAAGAPGPEGSAVKLGLTTLTQRLTGLELEMQGEEGLRYGDYSMGRPDVGARGMQPPGFRYLRWKGLSIEGGTSEIMRNIISERVLGMPPEYRVDKDVPWKDLPR from the coding sequence ATGGCCGTAGACACCAGAGCAGATCGTCAGACCCAAGCCGCCCAGCTCGCCGAGGAGGTGCGCGAGTTCCTCGCCGCGCACGACCCCGCCAGCACCGACCCGGTGGAGTTCCACCGGGCCCGATATGACGCCGGGCTGGCGTGGGTGCACTTCCCGGAGGGGCTCGGAGGGAAGGGCCTCGACCGCTCGCTGCAGGCCGACGTCAACGATGCGTTCGCCGCCGCGGGCGCGCCGGACAACAAGTCCGCGATCAACGTCATCGGCCTCGGCATGGCCGCGCCGACGATCCTGGCATACGCCGACCGCGAGACCCAGGAGCGGCTGCTGCGTCCGCTGTACACCGGCGAGGAGGTGTGGTGCCAGATGTTCTCCGAGCCCGGCGCCGGCTCGGACCTGGCCGGCCTCGCCACCTCCGCCGTCAAGCAGGAGAACGGCGACTGGGTGGTCAACGGCCAGAAGGTCTGGACCTCCCTCGCACATCACGCCGACTACGCCATCCTCGTGACCCGCAGTGACCCGAACGCCGTCAAGCACCGCGGCATGACCTACTTCTACGTCAAGATGGACACCCCGGGCATCGACGTCCGCCCGCTGCGCCAGATCACCGGCAAAGCCGAGTTCAACGAGATCTTCCTGGATGACGTCGTCATCCCCGACAGCCAGCGCCTCGGCGAGGTCGGCCAGGGCTGGTCGGTCGCGCAGACCACGCTGATGAACGAGCGGGTCGCGATCGGCGGCCGGGTCGCCCACCGCGGCACCGGCGCGATCGGCGAGGCCGTGCACACCTGGGAGGGCGCGAGCGAGCACGACCCGGCACTACGCGACGAGCTGCTCGCCTCGTGGGTCGAGGCAGAGGCGCTGCGCCTGGCCCAGATCCGGCTCGGCCAGCAGCTCGCCGCCGGCGCGCCGGGACCGGAGGGCTCGGCCGTGAAGCTCGGGCTGACCACGCTCACCCAGCGGCTGACCGGCCTCGAGCTGGAGATGCAGGGCGAGGAGGGCCTGCGCTACGGGGACTACTCGATGGGGCGCCCGGACGTCGGGGCCCGTGGCATGCAGCCGCCGGGCTTCCGCTACCTGCGCTGGAAGGGACTGTCCATCGAGGGCGGCACCTCGGAGATCATGCGCAACATCATCAGCGAGCGGGTGCTCGGCATGCCGCCGGAGTACCGCGTCGACAAGGACGTTCCCTGGAAGGACCTGCCCCGATGA
- a CDS encoding response regulator transcription factor → MTATQPRSENRIENLRVLVVDDRPLMRAGLASILETNALTDEVLQAGSLESAYAVLASREVDVIVVSPDQRDPVETNRRFCALAKRSGRARVICLCRDEAVAPPACGRFTTLPETSPPGRLLTIVDQSRPASDTVSCADGDCGCQHTHLTSVARLTAQESLVLAGLTDGLSNREIAEQLGLAEKTVKNYMTRIFTKLGVTSRTAAIAALRDEVEGALHH, encoded by the coding sequence ATGACCGCGACGCAGCCCCGATCGGAGAACCGGATCGAGAACCTGCGCGTCCTCGTCGTGGACGACCGCCCGCTGATGCGGGCCGGGCTGGCCAGCATCCTCGAGACCAACGCGCTCACCGACGAGGTGCTGCAGGCCGGATCCCTGGAATCGGCGTACGCCGTCCTGGCCAGTCGTGAGGTCGACGTCATCGTCGTCTCGCCCGATCAGCGGGACCCGGTGGAGACCAACCGGCGGTTTTGCGCGCTGGCGAAGCGGTCCGGCCGTGCGCGCGTCATCTGCCTGTGCCGTGACGAGGCGGTGGCTCCCCCGGCCTGCGGGCGGTTCACAACGCTTCCGGAGACGTCGCCGCCGGGCCGTTTGCTGACCATCGTCGACCAGTCCCGCCCGGCCTCGGACACGGTCTCCTGCGCGGACGGCGACTGCGGGTGCCAGCACACCCACCTCACGTCGGTCGCCCGGCTCACCGCCCAGGAGTCGCTCGTGCTCGCGGGACTGACCGATGGGCTGTCGAACAGGGAGATCGCCGAGCAGCTCGGGCTCGCGGAGAAGACGGTCAAGAACTACATGACCCGGATCTTCACCAAGCTCGGAGTCACCAGCCGCACCGCTGCCATCGCAGCCCTTCGGGACGAGGTCGAGGGCGCCCTCCACCACTGA
- a CDS encoding NUDIX hydrolase, which translates to MPPPIDAFHEPREGEVPTLRQRIGAYGVLVRDDRQQREILMTRISPWDYGAGMWTLPGGGIDHGEHPDDAVVREVYEETSIRVRVRSIGRVTSLHVIGRNRAGLLEDFQGVGIIYVVDALEGVELDSLQIIEQDSSTDHVEWMPLDSVHDAQGRPRDFTNVAKAGLLIAAEL; encoded by the coding sequence GTGCCGCCGCCGATCGACGCCTTCCACGAGCCGCGCGAGGGCGAGGTGCCCACGCTGCGCCAGCGGATCGGCGCATACGGCGTCCTGGTCCGCGACGACCGGCAGCAGCGTGAGATCCTGATGACCCGCATCTCGCCATGGGACTACGGCGCCGGCATGTGGACGCTGCCGGGGGGCGGCATCGACCACGGTGAGCATCCGGACGACGCCGTCGTCCGCGAGGTCTACGAGGAGACCTCGATACGGGTGCGGGTGCGCTCGATCGGCCGGGTGACCAGCCTGCATGTGATCGGACGCAACCGCGCCGGACTGCTCGAGGACTTCCAGGGCGTCGGCATCATCTACGTCGTCGACGCGCTGGAGGGCGTCGAGCTCGACTCGCTGCAGATCATCGAGCAGGACTCCTCGACCGACCACGTCGAGTGGATGCCGCTGGACTCGGTGCACGACGCGCAGGGCCGGCCGCGCGATTTCACGAACGTGGCGAAGGCCGGCCTGCTGATCGCCGCCGAGCTCTGA
- the truA gene encoding tRNA pseudouridine(38-40) synthase TruA produces MPSSNPRQEPVTHEGGGLLPHPPQVRLRLEIAYDGTDFSGWAPQPDRRTVCGILQTTLRMILRRPVRLVVAGRTDAGVHASGQVAHLDLPAELFASHERLLLRRLAGLLPPDVRVTGISEAPPDFDARFSGLSRSYAYRISDREWGVDPLRRQDVVHWPRPLDTALMQAASEQLRGLHDFAAYCKRRADATTIRTLLRLDWGRERDGVIRADVQADAFCHSMVRSLVGALVAVGEGRKPVDWPAGLLARQERSSEIAVAPAKGLTLVAVEYPPDDQLAARNRVTRNRRDQE; encoded by the coding sequence ATGCCCTCTAGCAACCCCCGCCAGGAGCCCGTCACCCATGAGGGTGGCGGGCTCCTGCCGCATCCGCCGCAGGTACGCCTGCGGCTGGAGATCGCCTATGACGGCACCGACTTCTCAGGCTGGGCACCTCAGCCCGACCGTCGTACCGTCTGCGGAATCCTGCAGACCACGCTGCGGATGATCCTGCGCCGCCCGGTACGACTCGTCGTCGCCGGGCGCACCGACGCTGGTGTCCACGCCAGCGGGCAGGTCGCTCACCTGGACTTGCCCGCCGAGCTGTTTGCGAGCCACGAGCGCTTGCTGCTGCGGCGGCTGGCCGGCCTGCTGCCGCCGGACGTCCGCGTGACCGGCATCAGCGAGGCGCCCCCAGACTTCGATGCCCGGTTCTCCGGGCTCTCGCGCAGCTATGCCTACCGGATCAGCGACCGGGAATGGGGCGTCGACCCGCTGCGCCGGCAGGACGTCGTCCACTGGCCCCGCCCGTTGGACACCGCGCTCATGCAGGCCGCCTCCGAGCAGCTGCGGGGGTTGCACGACTTCGCGGCGTACTGCAAGAGGCGTGCGGACGCAACGACGATCCGCACGCTGCTGCGCCTGGACTGGGGCCGCGAGCGCGACGGCGTGATCCGTGCTGACGTCCAGGCTGATGCCTTCTGCCATTCGATGGTGCGCTCGCTGGTCGGCGCGCTGGTCGCGGTCGGGGAGGGACGCAAGCCCGTCGACTGGCCGGCAGGACTGCTGGCGCGGCAGGAGCGCTCGAGCGAGATCGCGGTCGCGCCGGCCAAGGGGCTCACTCTGGTCGCGGTCGAGTACCCCCCGGACGACCAGCTGGCCGCCCGCAATCGCGTCACCCGCAATCGCCGCGACCAGGAATGA
- the rpsK gene encoding 30S ribosomal protein S11, with the protein MPPKARAGVKKVRRKEKKNIAVGQAHIKSTFNNTIVSITDPTGAVISWASAGHVGFKGSRKSTPFAAQMAAENAARKAQEHGMKKVDVFVKGPGSGRETAIRSLTAAGLEVGTISDVTPQAHNGCRPKKRRRV; encoded by the coding sequence ATGCCTCCAAAAGCACGCGCGGGCGTCAAGAAGGTCCGTCGTAAGGAAAAGAAGAACATCGCCGTGGGTCAGGCCCACATCAAGAGCACCTTCAACAACACGATCGTGTCGATCACCGATCCGACCGGTGCGGTCATCTCATGGGCCTCGGCCGGCCACGTCGGCTTCAAGGGCTCGCGCAAGTCGACCCCATTCGCCGCGCAGATGGCAGCCGAGAACGCTGCCCGCAAGGCGCAGGAGCACGGCATGAAGAAGGTCGACGTGTTCGTCAAGGGCCCGGGCTCGGGCCGCGAGACCGCGATCCGGTCGCTCACCGCCGCCGGCCTCGAGGTCGGCACCATCTCCGATGTGACCCCGCAGGCGCACAACGGCTGCCGTCCGAAGAAGCGTCGTCGCGTCTAA
- the rpsD gene encoding 30S ribosomal protein S4, with protein sequence MARYTGPATRISRRLGVDLIGGDQSFERRPYPPGQHGRIRIKESEYRLQMQEKQKAKYSYGVLEKQFRRYYEEAVRRQGKTGDNLLQILESRLDNVIYRAGIARTRRQARQLVSHAHFTVNGQKVNIPSYRVSQYDIIEVKPKSLSTTPFEIAKATQGERPVPAWLHVNPNTLQVLVHQLPERAQIEIPVQEQLIVELYSK encoded by the coding sequence ATGGCACGTTACACAGGCCCCGCAACCCGCATCTCGCGTCGACTGGGCGTCGATCTGATCGGCGGCGACCAGTCCTTCGAGCGTCGTCCCTACCCACCGGGCCAGCACGGCCGCATCCGCATCAAGGAAAGCGAATACCGCCTCCAGATGCAGGAGAAGCAGAAGGCGAAGTACTCCTACGGCGTCCTGGAGAAGCAGTTCCGCCGCTACTACGAGGAGGCGGTCCGCCGTCAGGGCAAGACCGGTGACAACCTGCTGCAGATCCTCGAGTCTCGGCTCGACAACGTCATCTACCGCGCGGGCATCGCGCGTACCCGCCGCCAGGCGCGCCAGCTGGTCTCGCACGCGCACTTCACGGTGAACGGCCAGAAGGTCAACATCCCGAGCTACCGCGTGTCCCAGTACGACATCATCGAGGTTAAGCCGAAGTCGCTGTCGACCACGCCGTTCGAGATCGCCAAGGCCACTCAGGGTGAGCGCCCGGTGCCGGCCTGGCTGCACGTCAACCCGAACACGCTGCAGGTTCTCGTGCACCAGCTCCCCGAGCGCGCACAGATCGAGATCCCCGTGCAGGAACAACTCATCGTCGAGCTCTACTCGAAGTAG
- a CDS encoding LCP family protein: MAALLVLALGVDTAVLNARIATIEVRLPDVDDDVETWVLFGSDSRDATPPGAVPAEFGTSEQVPGERADLLVVLTVRDGHSAAVSIPRDLLVSSDGYPMRVGMTLQDGPQQLVDTLCTSLGIPADHLVGLHFDGFVEIVDALGGVEVTIQYPMRDPLAGLDLPHAGRQRLDGSQALALVRSRSAERRVEGSWQPSSDGAGDRTSWSGVVLGAVLDRIEDRRFNPVLLQRVAWAATGALHTDAGTGLLDLAGLVGSRPEISPLPHDPPAGTPPPGGVLPLPPNAETAEALAQLGLGGSCRAAA; this comes from the coding sequence GTGGCGGCACTGCTGGTGCTCGCGCTCGGCGTCGACACTGCCGTCCTGAACGCACGCATCGCGACCATCGAGGTGCGCCTACCGGACGTCGATGACGACGTCGAGACGTGGGTGCTGTTCGGATCCGATAGCCGGGATGCCACGCCCCCGGGAGCCGTCCCCGCCGAGTTCGGCACGAGCGAGCAGGTGCCCGGTGAGCGCGCCGATCTGCTCGTGGTGCTCACCGTCCGCGACGGTCATAGCGCCGCGGTGTCGATTCCCCGGGATCTGCTGGTCTCCAGCGACGGGTACCCGATGCGCGTCGGAATGACGCTTCAGGACGGCCCGCAGCAGCTAGTCGACACCCTGTGCACCAGCCTAGGCATTCCGGCCGATCATCTCGTGGGCCTGCACTTCGACGGATTCGTCGAGATCGTCGATGCCCTCGGCGGTGTCGAGGTGACGATTCAGTACCCGATGCGCGACCCCTTGGCCGGCCTCGACCTGCCCCACGCTGGGCGACAGCGCCTCGACGGGTCCCAGGCGCTGGCCCTCGTGCGCTCCCGGTCCGCCGAGCGGCGCGTGGAGGGCAGCTGGCAGCCGAGCTCGGACGGCGCCGGCGACCGGACCAGCTGGTCCGGGGTGGTCCTGGGCGCCGTCCTTGATCGCATTGAAGATCGTCGATTCAATCCGGTGCTGCTGCAGCGCGTCGCGTGGGCGGCCACGGGGGCGCTGCACACCGACGCCGGGACCGGGTTGCTCGACCTCGCCGGATTGGTCGGCAGCCGGCCGGAGATCAGCCCGCTCCCGCACGACCCACCGGCCGGGACACCACCACCCGGCGGCGTCCTGCCACTGCCGCCGAATGCTGAGACCGCCGAGGCGCTCGCGCAGCTCGGGCTCGGCGGGAGCTGCCGGGCGGCGGCCTGA
- the cydC gene encoding thiol reductant ABC exporter subunit CydC, whose translation MRRPELRLLKLVDIPRGRLAGAILLAALASGASVALLGTSAWLIMRASFQPPLLWLMVAVTGVRFFGTSRGVFRYAERIVSHDAAFDALGSLRQKVYAKLERLAPIGPMWRKGDLLDRLIADVDALADLVTRVILPIVSTALVLAGAVIAATLILPAAGGVLLLMVVLAALVGPLLVLRGDERDEAALRVVRSRRAALASETVLAASDPGLRVARSAWLDDLDALDAEEERLGARAARRAGIASGLSMLALAGGVIAIVALAAQAAQAGDITHEAAAVAIMLPLGLIELAALIEPAVASLLGVRASARRLVEVLDTPEPARAPGGGRTLPTSPWPIELDDAAITWPDAARPAVRDVTLRLQPGSSLAIVGPSGSGKSTIIAALMGYARLTGGSYRVGGVPASEIDPDELRALFAWCDQQAHLFDTTVAENLRLAKGDATDGEIREALRRARLGDWVDALPRGIDTRVGQFGVLVSGGQRQRIALARALLADRPVLLVDEPTAGLDRDTAQTLLRDLTEVAADRALVLVTHDLEGLQRFDSVLDLSARPHHRAPDAMGSTTLSG comes from the coding sequence ATGCGTAGACCCGAGCTCCGCCTGCTGAAGCTGGTCGACATCCCCCGCGGCCGGCTGGCCGGCGCCATCCTGCTCGCCGCGCTGGCCAGCGGCGCCAGCGTCGCGCTGCTGGGCACGTCTGCCTGGCTCATCATGCGTGCCTCCTTCCAGCCGCCGCTGCTGTGGCTCATGGTCGCGGTCACCGGCGTCCGGTTCTTCGGCACCAGTCGCGGGGTCTTCCGGTATGCCGAGCGGATCGTCTCGCACGATGCGGCCTTCGACGCGCTGGGCTCACTGCGCCAGAAGGTTTACGCCAAGCTCGAGCGGCTCGCGCCGATCGGGCCGATGTGGCGCAAGGGCGACCTGCTCGATCGATTGATCGCGGACGTCGACGCGCTCGCCGACCTGGTGACCCGGGTGATCCTGCCGATCGTCTCCACCGCGCTGGTGCTCGCAGGCGCGGTCATCGCGGCCACCCTGATCCTGCCTGCGGCCGGGGGCGTGCTGCTGCTCATGGTCGTCCTCGCCGCGCTGGTCGGACCGCTGCTGGTGCTGCGCGGCGACGAACGTGACGAGGCAGCGCTGCGTGTCGTGCGCTCGCGCCGCGCCGCGCTCGCCTCCGAGACGGTCCTCGCGGCCAGCGACCCCGGGCTACGGGTGGCGCGCAGCGCCTGGCTCGACGACCTCGATGCGCTGGACGCCGAGGAGGAGCGCCTCGGCGCCCGAGCCGCGCGCCGGGCCGGAATCGCCTCGGGGCTGAGCATGCTCGCGCTGGCCGGGGGAGTGATCGCCATCGTCGCCCTGGCCGCGCAGGCGGCCCAGGCTGGCGACATCACGCACGAGGCCGCCGCGGTCGCGATCATGCTGCCGCTTGGCCTGATCGAGCTGGCGGCGCTGATCGAGCCGGCCGTCGCCTCGCTGCTCGGCGTCCGCGCCAGCGCCCGGCGGCTGGTCGAGGTGCTTGACACGCCCGAGCCGGCGCGGGCGCCCGGCGGCGGCCGTACGCTGCCCACCTCGCCGTGGCCGATCGAGCTTGACGATGCCGCCATCACCTGGCCGGACGCCGCTCGCCCCGCAGTCCGCGACGTCACTCTCCGCCTCCAGCCGGGGAGCTCACTGGCGATCGTCGGCCCGTCGGGCTCGGGCAAGTCGACGATCATCGCCGCCCTCATGGGCTATGCGCGGCTGACCGGTGGAAGCTACCGGGTGGGCGGCGTCCCGGCGTCCGAGATCGACCCCGACGAGCTGCGCGCGCTGTTCGCGTGGTGCGACCAGCAGGCGCACCTGTTCGACACGACGGTGGCCGAGAACCTACGACTGGCCAAGGGCGACGCGACGGACGGCGAGATCCGCGAAGCCTTGCGGCGCGCGCGGCTCGGCGACTGGGTCGACGCGCTGCCCCGCGGCATCGACACGAGGGTTGGTCAGTTCGGCGTCCTGGTCTCCGGCGGGCAGCGACAGCGCATCGCACTCGCGCGGGCGCTGCTGGCCGACCGGCCGGTGCTGCTCGTCGACGAGCCGACCGCGGGGCTCGACCGGGACACCGCCCAGACCCTGCTGCGGGACCTCACCGAGGTGGCGGCCGACCGCGCCCTCGTGCTGGTCACCCACGATCTTGAGGGACTGCAGCGCTTCGACTCGGTGCTCGACCTGAGCGCGCGGCCCCACCACCGAGCACCGGATGCGATGGGTTCCACCACGCTAAGCGGCTGA
- the rpsM gene encoding 30S ribosomal protein S13, producing the protein MARISGVDLPREKRTVIALTYIFGVGRTSSEQALAATGVDGSTRVKDLTDEDLIKLREYIDNNLKVEGDLRREVQADIRRKMEIGCYQGIRHRRGLPVHGQRTRTNARTRKGPKKTISGKKKK; encoded by the coding sequence ATGGCACGCATCTCCGGCGTCGACCTCCCGCGCGAGAAGCGCACGGTCATCGCCCTGACCTACATCTTCGGTGTCGGCCGTACGTCGTCCGAGCAGGCGCTCGCGGCGACCGGCGTCGACGGCAGCACCCGCGTCAAGGACCTCACCGACGAGGACCTCATCAAGCTGCGCGAGTACATCGACAACAACCTCAAGGTCGAAGGTGACCTGCGCCGCGAGGTGCAGGCCGACATCCGCCGCAAGATGGAGATCGGTTGCTACCAGGGCATCCGGCACCGTCGCGGCCTTCCCGTCCACGGACAGCGCACCCGCACCAACGCGCGCACCCGCAAGGGCCCGAAGAAGACGATCTCGGGCAAGAAGAAGAAGTAA
- the infA gene encoding translation initiation factor IF-1 translates to MAKKDGAIEVEGKVVEPLPNAMFRVELENGHLVLAHISGKMRQHYIRILPEDRVVVELSPYDLTRGRIVYRYK, encoded by the coding sequence ATGGCGAAAAAAGACGGCGCAATCGAGGTCGAAGGCAAGGTTGTCGAGCCCCTGCCCAACGCGATGTTCCGCGTTGAGCTGGAGAACGGGCACCTGGTTCTGGCCCACATCTCGGGCAAGATGCGCCAGCACTACATCCGCATCCTCCCGGAGGATCGCGTGGTCGTGGAGCTCTCGCCGTACGACCTGACCCGTGGTCGGATCGTCTACCGCTACAAGTAG